A genomic window from Paucibacter sp. KCTC 42545 includes:
- the msrA gene encoding peptide-methionine (S)-S-oxide reductase MsrA gives MDVSPSNLERITLGGGCFWCLEAVYEQVRGVHAVESGYCNGLGPQPSYEQVCSGNTGYAEVLRVDFDPRQLSLREVLEVFFAIHDPTSLNRQGADVGSQYRSGIYFHNAEQEAQAREVLAQAQQAHQGRVVTELLPERNYYAAEAYHQHYFARNPEQGYCAFVVAPKVDKFQATFASLVRA, from the coding sequence ATGGATGTGTCGCCGTCAAACCTTGAGCGCATCACCTTAGGTGGTGGTTGCTTCTGGTGCCTGGAGGCGGTGTACGAGCAAGTGCGTGGCGTTCACGCGGTCGAGTCGGGCTATTGCAATGGCCTGGGGCCTCAACCCAGTTATGAGCAAGTTTGCTCGGGCAATACCGGCTATGCCGAGGTGCTGCGGGTGGATTTCGATCCCCGTCAGCTGAGCCTGCGCGAAGTGCTCGAAGTCTTTTTCGCCATCCATGACCCGACCAGCTTGAATCGCCAAGGCGCCGATGTGGGCAGCCAGTACCGCTCGGGCATCTATTTCCACAATGCCGAGCAAGAGGCTCAGGCACGCGAGGTTTTGGCCCAGGCGCAGCAGGCGCATCAAGGTCGCGTTGTGACCGAGCTGCTGCCTGAGCGCAATTACTACGCGGCCGAGGCCTATCACCAGCATTACTTTGCCCGCAACCCGGAGCAGGGCTATTGCGCCTTTGTGGTGGCCCCCAAGGTGGATAAATTTCAGGCCACTTTTGCTAGCTTGGTGCGAGCTTGA
- a CDS encoding ABC transporter ATP-binding protein → MTVLIETRGLQYRYPPASRAGADTGQTLRFADIHLATGEHLLLRGKSGSGKSTLLALLAGLLSPSEGQVLIAGTELQSLSQRRRDAWRGECLGFVPQRLHLSSALTVLDNVTLPFLCAGLPPDTERAAGLLQSLGLQGLGGRKPHQLSVGQAQRVALARALVRRPRILLADEPSASLDDEHAAQMMALLMQAASDSGASLLVATHDARLLAQAQEASGFQTLDLGASA, encoded by the coding sequence TTGACTGTTTTGATCGAGACGCGTGGCCTGCAATACCGTTACCCGCCTGCGAGCCGTGCCGGTGCTGACACGGGGCAAACGCTGCGCTTTGCTGATATTCATTTGGCTACCGGGGAGCATCTGCTGCTGCGCGGCAAGTCCGGCAGCGGCAAGTCGACCTTGCTGGCCTTGTTGGCGGGTTTGTTGAGCCCCAGCGAGGGTCAGGTCTTGATCGCAGGCACGGAGCTGCAAAGCCTGAGCCAGCGCCGCCGGGACGCCTGGCGGGGTGAATGCCTGGGCTTTGTGCCACAGCGCTTGCACCTCAGCAGTGCCTTGACGGTGCTGGACAACGTCACGCTGCCATTTCTTTGCGCCGGCCTGCCGCCTGACACCGAGCGGGCGGCAGGCTTGCTTCAAAGTCTTGGCCTGCAAGGCTTGGGCGGACGCAAGCCGCATCAGCTGAGTGTGGGTCAAGCCCAGCGGGTGGCGCTGGCGCGGGCCTTGGTACGCCGGCCGCGCATCTTGTTGGCCGATGAGCCCAGTGCGAGCTTGGACGATGAGCATGCCGCGCAGATGATGGCCTTGTTGATGCAGGCTGCATCGGATTCCGGCGCCTCCTTGTTGGTGGCGACGCACGACGCCCGTTTGCTGGCGCAGGCCCAAGAGGCCAGCGGCTTTCAGACCTTGGATTTGGGAGCGTCGGCATGA
- a CDS encoding ABC transporter permease — MRLWRMAWTYLWSQPLTAALNLLLLSLGLGAISFVIVVSEQLDAGMRRDLQGIDLVVGAKGSPMQIMLAGVFHLDVPTGNIPLDTLETLRAHPLVARAVPLSLGDSVRGFRLVGTTPQYLEIGGARLAEGRLWAKPMQAVLGAEVARSTGLTLGQQFSSSHGLGEQGDAHGEQLYTVVGVLAAQGGALDRLVLTDLASVWISHEMHQTPSAATVKETHTGKEDHGDHADHDKNDDDHGAHGKAAPVSLPTPTQPREITMVLLSYRSPLAAISLPRWVNAQPGLQASAPALETARLQRMVGAGEVVLRGFGLVMLISAGLSVFVALLHAVRARRSDLAMLRMLGASPARVASLIALEALSLSGLACLLGLALGHGLAAGLGVLMAQQQSLAVSAWWFSWIELMLPALGLGLALLAATWPAWRAYRLDVTELLQAPH, encoded by the coding sequence ATGAGGCTTTGGCGCATGGCCTGGACCTATTTGTGGTCGCAGCCTTTGACGGCGGCTTTGAATCTGCTGCTCTTGAGCTTGGGGCTAGGTGCGATCAGCTTTGTGATCGTGGTGAGTGAGCAGCTCGATGCCGGCATGCGCCGCGATCTGCAGGGCATTGACTTGGTGGTGGGTGCCAAGGGCAGCCCGATGCAAATCATGTTGGCGGGTGTCTTTCACTTGGATGTGCCCACCGGCAATATCCCCCTCGACACGCTCGAGACTTTGCGCGCGCACCCTTTGGTGGCGCGTGCTGTGCCGCTGTCGCTGGGCGATAGCGTGCGCGGCTTCCGGCTGGTCGGCACCACCCCGCAATACCTGGAGATCGGTGGGGCACGCTTGGCTGAAGGGCGTTTGTGGGCTAAGCCCATGCAAGCCGTGCTGGGGGCTGAAGTGGCCCGCAGCACTGGCTTGACCCTGGGCCAGCAGTTCAGCAGCAGCCACGGCTTGGGTGAGCAGGGCGATGCGCATGGTGAGCAGTTGTACACCGTGGTGGGCGTGCTGGCCGCGCAGGGCGGGGCGCTGGATCGGCTGGTGTTGACCGACTTGGCTTCGGTGTGGATCAGTCATGAAATGCATCAAACGCCGAGTGCGGCGACGGTGAAAGAGACGCATACCGGCAAAGAAGATCACGGCGACCACGCCGATCACGACAAAAATGACGACGATCACGGGGCGCATGGCAAGGCCGCCCCGGTCAGCCTGCCAACCCCCACCCAGCCGCGCGAGATCACCATGGTGCTGCTGAGCTACCGCAGTCCGCTCGCCGCCATCAGCCTGCCGCGCTGGGTCAATGCGCAGCCGGGCTTGCAGGCCAGCGCACCCGCGCTGGAGACCGCCCGCTTGCAACGTATGGTGGGGGCAGGTGAGGTGGTGCTGCGCGGCTTTGGCCTGGTGATGCTGATCTCGGCAGGCCTGTCGGTGTTTGTGGCGCTCTTGCACGCGGTACGTGCTCGGCGAAGCGATCTGGCCATGCTGCGCATGCTGGGGGCCAGCCCCGCGCGGGTGGCGAGTTTGATCGCGCTGGAAGCCCTGAGTTTGAGCGGCCTGGCCTGTTTGCTGGGTTTGGCTCTGGGTCACGGCTTGGCGGCAGGATTGGGCGTCTTGATGGCCCAGCAGCAGTCCTTGGCCGTCAGCGCTTGGTGGTTTTCTTGGATCGAGTTGATGCTGCCGGCACTGGGCCTGGGCCTTGCCTTGTTGGCCGCGACTTGGCCGGCTTGGCGGGCTTACCGCCTGGATGTGACCGAGTTATTGCAGGCGCCGCATTGA
- a CDS encoding DUF3299 domain-containing protein gives MSRFQCRSAAGLAAAAGLALGLIGSITPMDSVWAQPAPVIGQGPGFHDPRSPFKPLQEKEGVLTWALLSSVTTKPDKTRLIPIFPSAVQALDKKTVKVQGFMMPLEPGDKQKHFLLSSVPTSCSFCVPAGAEGLIEVRTKEPVRYSLEPVTVQGVLAVLNDDPYGLFYRVNEGQAVVSKP, from the coding sequence ATGTCCCGCTTTCAATGTCGATCTGCCGCCGGGCTTGCTGCGGCCGCAGGTTTGGCCCTGGGCCTCATCGGCTCGATCACCCCGATGGACTCGGTATGGGCGCAGCCTGCACCGGTGATTGGCCAGGGGCCGGGCTTTCACGATCCGCGCAGTCCTTTCAAACCCTTGCAGGAGAAAGAGGGCGTGCTGACCTGGGCTTTGTTGTCTTCGGTGACGACCAAGCCTGACAAGACGCGTTTGATCCCCATTTTTCCGAGCGCAGTGCAAGCCCTGGACAAGAAGACCGTCAAGGTCCAGGGCTTCATGATGCCGCTGGAGCCGGGCGACAAACAGAAGCATTTCCTGCTGTCTTCCGTGCCCACCTCCTGCTCCTTTTGCGTACCGGCCGGCGCCGAAGGGCTGATCGAAGTGCGCACCAAGGAGCCGGTGCGCTACAGCCTAGAGCCGGTGACGGTGCAGGGCGTGTTGGCGGTGCTCAATGACGACCCTTACGGCCTGTTCTACCGGGTCAATGAGGGCCAAGCCGTGGTCAGCAAGCCCTGA
- a CDS encoding TonB-dependent receptor — MRTKTFARRPLAVGASLLCLAGFSSFIAAPALAQQGPVAPSGNATAAAVAGNAASAEKLDRVVLTGNPLRAGELTQAVDVLQGDALILRRASSLGETLDGLPGVASTYFGPNSNRPTIRGLDGDRVRMLSNSGSSVDASSLSFDHAVPLDPLVVDRIEVLRGAAALLYGGNAIGGVVNTLDNRIPRKAQAGLSGAAELRLGGAAAERSGAVVLDGGTGTGPSGFAWHADLAARRASDLRTPEFTSEDGRSKQVRNSAADSHGGALGGSYVFSNGYAGVSVDDYRNDYGVTVEPDVKIKMQRQRFAAAGEWRAAEGDTAALLQRLSWQLSRSNYEHKEVEGTGEVGTVFKSVGHDLRLEAQHGALGPVHGMVGVQWEKSDFSAEGAEALVPSSKTENAAIFVLEQYEAGPFSLSLGGRLESVRIESAGDAAGAEPRFGPAVTQRYKPRSASLSASYRLPQIAQGLSLNANLNSTERAPMFYELHANGVHVASGAYERGDASLGLEKAKGVDLGLQWKTAEHLLRLNVYQTRFSSYIALDATGEPEIEGMPVYAFKSVPATLKGFELEGRWTLPAAMSAFAGAGTVLSLSAQLDGVRGENRATGEALPRLAPLRASFGLDAQSGLWSGRLEWRLSARQDRVPSLDTPTAGYGLLKASIARQFMLGQSDALWYLKLDNITNKLAYSATSVATIRELSPMAGRSLHTGVQVRF; from the coding sequence ATGCGAACAAAAACTTTTGCGCGTCGGCCCCTGGCCGTCGGCGCCAGCCTGCTTTGCCTGGCCGGCTTTTCCTCTTTCATCGCTGCGCCAGCCTTGGCTCAGCAGGGGCCAGTTGCCCCAAGCGGCAATGCGACGGCGGCTGCTGTGGCCGGCAATGCGGCTTCGGCCGAAAAGCTGGACCGCGTGGTGCTCACCGGCAACCCCCTGCGTGCGGGCGAGCTGACCCAAGCGGTCGACGTTTTGCAGGGCGACGCCCTGATCCTGCGCCGCGCCTCCAGCCTGGGTGAGACCCTGGACGGTCTGCCCGGCGTGGCCTCGACCTATTTCGGTCCCAATAGCAACCGGCCCACCATTCGCGGCCTGGACGGCGACCGGGTGCGCATGCTGAGCAATTCGGGCAGCTCGGTCGATGCGTCCAGCCTCAGCTTCGACCATGCCGTGCCCCTGGACCCTTTGGTGGTCGACCGGATTGAAGTGCTGCGCGGGGCTGCTGCCTTGCTCTACGGCGGCAATGCCATTGGCGGCGTGGTCAACACCTTGGACAACCGCATTCCGCGCAAGGCCCAAGCCGGCCTGAGCGGCGCGGCCGAATTGCGCCTGGGCGGCGCGGCGGCCGAACGCAGTGGCGCTGTGGTGTTGGACGGCGGCACCGGCACGGGCCCGAGCGGCTTTGCCTGGCATGCCGACTTGGCCGCGCGCCGCGCCAGCGACCTGCGCACGCCCGAATTCACCAGCGAGGATGGCCGCAGCAAGCAGGTGCGCAATTCCGCCGCTGATAGCCATGGTGGCGCCTTGGGCGGCTCCTATGTCTTCAGCAATGGCTATGCCGGCGTGTCGGTGGATGACTACCGCAATGACTACGGCGTCACGGTGGAGCCCGACGTCAAGATCAAGATGCAGCGCCAACGCTTCGCCGCCGCCGGCGAATGGCGCGCTGCAGAAGGTGACACTGCGGCCTTGCTGCAGCGCTTGAGCTGGCAACTGAGCCGCAGCAATTACGAACACAAGGAAGTGGAGGGCACGGGCGAAGTTGGGACCGTGTTCAAGAGCGTGGGCCATGATTTGCGGCTTGAAGCGCAGCATGGCGCGCTCGGCCCCGTCCACGGCATGGTCGGTGTGCAATGGGAAAAGTCGGACTTCAGTGCCGAAGGCGCCGAAGCGCTGGTACCCAGCTCAAAAACCGAGAACGCGGCGATCTTTGTGCTCGAGCAATACGAGGCCGGGCCATTCAGCCTGTCGCTCGGTGGCCGCTTGGAGTCGGTGCGGATTGAGTCCGCAGGCGACGCCGCTGGCGCCGAGCCGCGCTTCGGCCCAGCCGTAACACAGCGCTACAAGCCGCGCAGCGCTTCGCTCAGCGCGAGCTACCGCCTGCCGCAGATCGCGCAAGGCTTGAGCCTCAACGCCAATCTCAACAGCACCGAACGGGCGCCGATGTTTTACGAGCTGCATGCCAATGGCGTGCATGTGGCCAGCGGAGCTTATGAGCGTGGTGACGCCAGCTTGGGCCTGGAAAAAGCAAAGGGTGTTGACCTGGGCCTGCAATGGAAAACGGCCGAGCATTTGTTGCGCCTCAATGTCTACCAGACCCGCTTCTCTAGCTATATCGCGCTGGATGCCACCGGCGAGCCCGAGATCGAAGGCATGCCGGTCTACGCCTTCAAATCGGTGCCGGCCACCTTGAAGGGCTTTGAGCTGGAAGGACGCTGGACCTTGCCGGCGGCGATGTCCGCCTTCGCAGGGGCTGGTACGGTGCTGAGCCTGTCGGCCCAGCTCGACGGCGTGCGCGGCGAGAACCGCGCCACCGGCGAAGCTTTGCCGCGGCTGGCGCCGCTGCGCGCCAGCTTCGGCTTGGATGCGCAGAGCGGGCTGTGGTCCGGCCGACTGGAATGGCGTCTGTCGGCCCGCCAGGATCGGGTGCCTAGTCTGGACACGCCCACGGCGGGTTACGGCCTGCTCAAGGCCAGCATTGCGCGCCAGTTCATGTTGGGTCAGTCCGACGCGCTGTGGTACTTGAAGCTGGACAACATCACCAACAAGCTGGCCTATAGCGCGACCTCGGTGGCGACCATTCGCGAGCTGAGCCCTATGGCCGGTCGTTCTCTGCACACCGGGGTGCAGGTTCGCTTCTGA
- the pdxH gene encoding pyridoxamine 5'-phosphate oxidase, with protein MSKLSDLRKSYEQGELDEALSAEQPLAQFKTWLDQALASEIPEPNAMTLATVGANGQPSTRIVLIKGFDERGLVWFTNYDSRKGQELAHSPLAALQFHWVELERVVRIEGRVERVDGAESDAYYRSRPLDSRLGAWASPQSQVISSRGVLVTNAAKAAMTHGLNPERPPHWGGYRLVPQRWEFWQGRRSRLHDRLCYRQEGGQWIKERLAP; from the coding sequence ATGAGCAAACTATCCGACCTCCGCAAGAGCTACGAACAAGGCGAACTCGATGAAGCCTTGAGCGCCGAGCAACCCCTGGCCCAATTCAAGACCTGGCTGGATCAAGCCCTGGCCAGCGAAATCCCCGAGCCCAATGCCATGACCCTGGCCACGGTCGGCGCGAACGGGCAACCGTCCACCCGCATCGTGTTGATCAAGGGTTTTGATGAGCGCGGCCTGGTTTGGTTCACCAATTACGACAGCCGCAAAGGCCAAGAGCTGGCGCACAGCCCGCTGGCCGCACTCCAGTTCCACTGGGTGGAGCTGGAGCGGGTGGTGCGCATCGAAGGTCGGGTCGAGCGTGTCGACGGCGCCGAGTCCGACGCCTACTACCGCTCGCGGCCGCTGGATTCCCGGCTGGGCGCCTGGGCCTCACCGCAAAGCCAGGTGATCAGCTCGCGTGGCGTTTTGGTTACCAATGCCGCCAAAGCCGCCATGACTCACGGACTCAACCCCGAGCGCCCACCGCATTGGGGCGGCTACCGCCTGGTGCCCCAGCGCTGGGAGTTCTGGCAAGGTCGCCGCTCACGCTTGCATGACCGGCTGTGCTATCGCCAAGAAGGCGGGCAGTGGATCAAGGAGCGCTTGGCGCCTTGA
- a CDS encoding nucleotidyltransferase family protein produces the protein MKRRRPALVVLAAGRGIRFHGQGHKLAQRLGADTGGEPSPMPAEDEAFQADIDDASRDTLLSRSLRNAMATGLQLVVVTTPKLLHLVQGWVASVDLVVLPEMDQQGRASPVGMGYSIAAGVRASGDAEGWLIMPADMPLLRASSILAVADALEQYPVAFAQYKGRQGHPVGFNAELYSELVDLQGDEGARRILARYPSQAVDIDDPGVLVDVDTVEDLDRLRGQVG, from the coding sequence ATGAAAAGAAGGCGACCGGCGCTGGTCGTGCTTGCGGCAGGGCGCGGTATCAGATTTCACGGCCAGGGCCATAAGCTGGCGCAGCGGCTCGGTGCAGACACCGGTGGCGAGCCATCCCCCATGCCAGCCGAAGACGAGGCCTTCCAAGCCGATATCGACGATGCCTCGCGAGACACCCTGTTGTCACGCAGCCTGCGCAATGCCATGGCCACAGGCTTGCAGTTGGTGGTGGTCACGACCCCTAAGTTATTGCACCTGGTGCAGGGCTGGGTCGCTTCGGTGGACCTGGTGGTCTTGCCCGAGATGGATCAGCAGGGTCGGGCCAGCCCGGTCGGCATGGGCTACTCGATTGCGGCCGGGGTGCGCGCCAGCGGTGATGCGGAAGGCTGGTTGATCATGCCGGCCGATATGCCCTTGCTGCGCGCAAGCAGCATCTTGGCCGTGGCCGATGCGCTGGAGCAATACCCGGTGGCCTTCGCCCAGTACAAGGGCCGCCAAGGCCATCCAGTGGGTTTCAACGCCGAGCTGTATTCCGAGTTGGTTGACCTGCAAGGCGACGAGGGCGCGCGGCGCATCTTGGCCCGTTATCCCTCGCAGGCCGTGGACATCGACGATCCCGGCGTGCTGGTGGATGTGGACACGGTCGAAGACCTGGATCGCCTGCGCGGGCAGGTCGGTTGA
- a CDS encoding gamma-glutamylcyclotransferase, with product MSPSRPDPELPAIIQALPARSQALYRQAEQQWCRQQGLLLFAYGSLIWKPGFEAVEQGPAQVHGFHRALRLRSLVNRGNAAQPGLVLCLLPGGSCRGLFYRVSPEQSPAVLCELWAREMVVGSYQPRWLNCLSSSGPRRALSFTLERQSPGLVPHLSDAALLQIFEAAHGRYGSTLDYLQRTVQSLQAHGIRDRELERQLHLAAQQGLLG from the coding sequence ATGTCGCCATCAAGACCTGACCCCGAGTTACCGGCCATCATTCAAGCCCTGCCCGCGCGCAGCCAAGCGCTGTATCGCCAGGCGGAGCAGCAATGGTGCCGCCAGCAAGGTCTGCTGCTGTTTGCCTACGGCTCACTGATCTGGAAGCCCGGCTTCGAAGCCGTGGAGCAAGGCCCGGCACAGGTGCACGGCTTTCACCGCGCGCTGCGCCTGCGCTCACTGGTCAACCGAGGCAATGCGGCCCAGCCCGGCCTAGTGCTATGCCTCTTGCCGGGCGGCAGTTGCCGGGGCTTGTTCTACCGCGTGAGTCCGGAGCAAAGCCCGGCCGTGCTATGCGAGTTGTGGGCACGCGAAATGGTGGTGGGCTCCTACCAGCCGCGCTGGCTGAACTGCCTGAGCAGCAGCGGCCCACGCCGCGCACTGAGCTTCACTCTGGAGCGGCAAAGCCCTGGTTTGGTGCCGCACTTGAGCGACGCCGCCCTGCTGCAAATTTTCGAAGCCGCCCATGGCCGCTACGGCAGCACGCTGGACTATCTGCAACGCACGGTGCAGAGCTTGCAGGCCCACGGCATCCGGGACCGGGAGTTGGAGCGGCAGCTGCATTTGGCGGCGCAGCAGGGTTTGCTCGGCTGA
- a CDS encoding amino acid ABC transporter substrate-binding protein gives MSAVLLSLLGLATPDLVWAAASPAPVAASASPVVSPGSPSTAPPVAASTVSGNPASALASGEGSNTLRKIRDTGLIVLGYRAASPPFSYLDARLKPMGYSIDLCTQMVEAIKQRLDLPALEVKYLPVSSATRMPLVANGTVDLECGITTNTLERQKTQSFSLTIFLAQTRLMSKRVAPLRKLDDLRGLSVASTIGTTSIQLLHQANLNQQLGMRIVVGQDDHDAFRLLLTDRAAAYAMDDVLLRMSQISAARPEDFVISDEVFSVEPYAIGLPRDDAVFKSLVDGVIAGIYQRGEIQALYRKWFQSPIPPRGINLNLPMGEAFKRLVQKPTDSADPAAYR, from the coding sequence ATGAGTGCGGTCCTCCTGAGTCTTCTGGGCTTGGCGACGCCCGACTTGGTTTGGGCTGCAGCTTCGCCCGCCCCGGTGGCCGCCAGTGCCAGCCCCGTGGTGTCTCCCGGATCACCGAGCACAGCTCCCCCAGTAGCCGCAAGCACCGTATCAGGCAATCCGGCATCAGCCCTGGCCAGCGGGGAGGGCTCCAACACCTTGCGAAAAATCCGCGACACCGGCTTGATCGTGTTGGGCTACCGGGCCGCATCGCCACCGTTTTCCTATCTGGATGCGCGGCTCAAGCCCATGGGCTACTCCATTGATCTCTGCACGCAGATGGTGGAGGCGATTAAGCAGCGCCTCGATCTGCCTGCCTTGGAAGTCAAATACCTGCCGGTCAGCTCTGCCACCCGCATGCCCTTGGTGGCCAATGGCACAGTGGATCTGGAGTGCGGCATCACCACCAACACGCTGGAGCGGCAAAAGACCCAGTCCTTCTCGCTGACGATCTTTCTGGCCCAGACCCGGCTAATGTCCAAACGCGTGGCACCGCTGCGCAAGCTCGACGATTTGCGAGGCCTGTCGGTGGCCTCCACCATCGGCACCACCAGCATCCAGCTGCTGCATCAGGCCAATCTGAACCAGCAGCTCGGCATGCGCATTGTGGTGGGGCAAGACGACCATGACGCTTTTCGCCTGCTGCTGACCGACCGCGCTGCCGCCTATGCCATGGACGATGTGCTGCTGCGCATGTCGCAGATCAGCGCGGCGCGGCCGGAGGACTTTGTGATCTCGGACGAGGTGTTCTCGGTCGAGCCCTATGCCATCGGCCTGCCGCGCGATGACGCTGTATTCAAGAGTTTGGTGGACGGCGTCATTGCGGGCATTTACCAACGCGGCGAAATTCAGGCCCTGTACCGCAAATGGTTCCAGTCACCGATTCCGCCGCGCGGCATCAATCTGAATTTGCCCATGGGCGAGGCTTTTAAACGCCTGGTGCAAAAGCCCACGGACTCGGCCGACCCCGCGGCCTATCGATAG
- a CDS encoding sigma-54-dependent transcriptional regulator, which produces MFEGYKILFVEDDPPVRASLTQTLELEGLEVCACASAEEALPHIQAGAQIVVATDVRLPGMSGLGLLDHVVATDPNIPVVLVTAHGDVAMAVQAMRVGAYDFLEKPFAPERFIDTLKRALDKRVLRVAVDELRGQLQRRSGVEAVLLGNSSAMQQVRAQVLNLADTSADVMILGETGTGKELVARCLHDQSSRRDRNFVAINCGGLPEALFESELFGHEPGAYTSAGKRRIGKIEHANGGTLLLDEIETMPIALQIKLLRVLQERRVERLGSNEELPINVRVIAATKADLRALSEQGKFRGDLYYRLNVATLQLPPLSQRREDIPLLFEHFVAQACARYERPAPELSPQRLRELMAHDWPGNVREVRNAADRFVLAINSQEGASAQADGEPGHTLAQQMDHVEKALIEQALRKCQGRIPAAMELLGTAKKTLYDKLHRHGIELEKFR; this is translated from the coding sequence ATGTTTGAGGGTTACAAGATTTTGTTCGTCGAAGACGACCCGCCGGTGCGCGCCAGCCTGACCCAGACCCTGGAGTTGGAAGGCCTGGAGGTTTGCGCCTGCGCCAGCGCCGAGGAAGCCCTGCCCCATATCCAGGCCGGCGCGCAGATCGTGGTGGCCACCGATGTGCGCCTGCCCGGCATGAGCGGCTTAGGCCTGCTGGACCATGTGGTGGCGACCGACCCCAACATTCCCGTCGTGCTCGTCACCGCCCACGGCGATGTGGCCATGGCGGTGCAAGCCATGCGGGTCGGTGCCTACGATTTTCTGGAAAAGCCCTTCGCGCCGGAGCGCTTCATCGACACCCTCAAGCGCGCGCTCGACAAGCGCGTGCTGCGCGTGGCGGTGGATGAGTTGCGCGGCCAGTTGCAGCGGCGCAGCGGTGTGGAGGCGGTGTTGCTGGGCAACTCCAGCGCCATGCAGCAGGTGCGCGCCCAGGTGCTGAATCTGGCCGACACCTCGGCCGATGTGATGATTCTGGGCGAGACCGGCACCGGCAAGGAATTGGTGGCGCGCTGCCTGCACGACCAGAGCAGCCGGCGCGACCGCAACTTCGTTGCCATCAACTGCGGCGGCCTGCCCGAGGCCTTGTTCGAGAGCGAGTTGTTCGGCCATGAGCCCGGTGCCTACACCTCGGCCGGCAAGCGGCGCATCGGCAAGATCGAGCATGCCAACGGCGGCACCCTGCTGCTGGACGAGATCGAAACCATGCCCATCGCCCTGCAGATCAAGCTGCTGCGGGTGCTGCAAGAACGCCGGGTCGAGCGCCTGGGCTCCAACGAAGAACTGCCCATCAATGTGCGGGTGATCGCCGCCACCAAGGCCGATCTGCGCGCCTTGAGTGAGCAAGGCAAGTTCCGTGGCGACCTTTACTACCGCCTCAATGTGGCCACCTTGCAACTGCCGCCCCTGAGCCAGCGGCGCGAGGATATTCCGCTGCTGTTCGAGCATTTCGTCGCCCAGGCCTGCGCCCGTTATGAGCGCCCGGCACCGGAGTTGTCACCCCAGCGCCTGCGTGAGTTGATGGCGCATGACTGGCCGGGCAATGTGCGCGAGGTGCGCAATGCGGCCGACCGCTTTGTGTTGGCCATCAACAGCCAAGAAGGTGCGAGCGCTCAAGCGGATGGCGAGCCCGGCCACACGCTGGCCCAACAGATGGATCATGTGGAGAAAGCCTTGATCGAACAAGCGCTGCGCAAATGCCAGGGCCGCATTCCTGCGGCGATGGAGTTGCTGGGAACGGCCAAAAAGACGCTTTACGACAAGCTGCACCGGCATGGCATCGAGCTGGAAAAATTCCGCTGA